GACCACTTTTTGAATAAATAAATATGGAAAAAGGTGTTACGAAAAACAGAAAAATGCATTCTATTGATTGTTAAGAAGTTAATGGTCACATGAAAAATCACTGGATTTCTTCTGCAAGGTTTAACATCTGATTAGCAAAGGGTATGAATATGGGAAACCGTAAAAATCATAAAATCCCGGCTTCTATATTTGTATCATTCTAATCATTGAAAGTAAATAAACCCAAAAACATTTGCTATGGAAAAAGTTCAAGCCATTAAACCTGGGCCTAAGCCCAAAAAAGAAGATGGTACCGTAGACAAAAGAAGGAGAGTTGATCACCCCAACAAACCTAAACACCCTGATTTAAAGCCTCATAAGTATAATGGTACCCGAAATTTGGACCGGTAATTAAGATTGTAAAAAACATCTTAAATTGCCAAAATAATGACAAAGCAAAGCAGAAGAAAATTCACTGGAGACTTCAAGGCGAAAGTAGTCATGGAAGCCTTAAAAGAGCGTAGTACAGTTGAAGAACTAGCTAAGAAGTATGATTTGCATCCCACACAAATCAATACATGGAAACGAGAGGCGGCAGCCAAACTTGCCAGTGCGTTTGATTCAGAATCTGGAAACAAACAACAGGAACAACAAGCTGATCAACTGGAGAAATTGTATGCACAGATAGGTCAGCTTAAAGTTGAGAATGACTTCCTGAAAAAAAAATTGTAACCAGGTCATTATCCAGCCGTCGTTCCATGCTTGAACCAAATCATCCATACCTTAGTATTCGCCGTCAATGTGAGCTTTTAAAGCTGCACAGGAGTGGTTTGTATTATGTTCCTGTATCGGAGACAAGCGAGAACCTGGAAATAATGCGCATTCTTGACGCGCAATACTTTCTGACACCTTTCTATGGGGAACGTCGATTGATGGCTTTATTGCGTCTAAAAGGGTATAATATTAACAGAAAGAGAATAAGACGTCTGATGAAATTGGTAAACTGGAACACACTATTCCAGGAACCCAACACCAGTAAGCCGGATAAATCTCACAAAATATATCCTTACCTGCTCAAAGGCATCGATATCAATAAAGCTAACCAGGTTTGGTGTTGCGACATTACATATATTCCGATGAAAAAGGGCTTCATGTATTTATGCGCCATTATTGATGTACATACCCGCTACGTAGTCAACTGGGGCATAAGTAATACCATGAATGCAGAGTGGTGCAGAGATATTGCAGATGTTGCAATTTTGAAACACGGTAAGCCGGAAATATTTAATACAGATCAGGGCAGTCAGTTCACCAGCGAAGTGTTTACCGGTCTGTTAAAAGAACATGAAATCAAAATAAGCATGGACGGGAAAGGTCGGGCACTGGATAATATATGGATCGAACGACTGTGGAGGAGTGTTAAATATGAGCACATTTACCTGAACGTACACGAAGATGGTCTTTCGCTCTATCAGGGACTGAAAGGATATTTTAATTTTTATAATCGTACGCGTGTGCATCAATCATTGGATTATTCAACCCCAATAGAAGCCTATATGGCCAAAGCCGCATAATCCCCTGCCGGGGGCTTGTGCCAAATGATTCACAGGGCAAAGCCCAGTAAATCATTTAACACTTAAAAGCTTAAAAGGAACGATTACCGGTCCTAAGACTGGGGACCACCATAATAAGAAGCATCAAGACCACCCCTTATGTTGTCCCCCTCTCTTAGGCTATCGATAATTTATACATATTTATTTTGAAAAATACTGCCTCTGGAAATATTCCGTTGGCTCAACTCCGTTTGAATTACTACAAGGTCAAATACCAAGCACACACCAATACGCCAACCAAATTCAGCAATCAAAAGCAAACAGGCTTGCAGAAAACAAAAAATCAAGACGCCAGTGCTAACAACTAAAGTCGATAGGCAAAAACAGCAGCCCAAAGCTCAAAAAATGAACCCAAAATATCGCCTCATGCTTTAAAAATCTAATAAAAATTTGCTTTAGTAGCCTATCAGCAAATTCATGAATACGTATGCCGTTTAAAACACGCTCATGTAAAGCTGCCTATCAAAGAAATACTGAAAAGATCATCGAAAAAACGTAACGTACATGGAATCATAATCCCTGAACCAAATCAACTGGCAGCGCCATGACCTTTTTAATAAATTCTTTCATGAAATTGGAAAAATATTGATTTCTAATATCCAGCCACAAATCTTCACGGCTATTAATTTGCGAATATTGTTGAAAATACAATGGCCACCACTCCGAAGACTTGAATTTCACACCAAAATGAGTTGCCAAATCCGGGCGCAATATTTTCTCCCGATGTGCTACAAAAAAATCAGGCTTTTTTACGATCCCATAAATAACACCCCCTAATTCAAAACTATATTTCACGTAACAGTTCTTCAGGTTTGGCAACTCAAAATGATGGTGTTGCGAGTCAAAAGGTATTTGGAATTCCGTCCCTATTGATGCCATTTGATCGGTCAACTCAATTTCAAGCTGCGCCAAAAGTGTGTCTATTGACCTGGCGACAACAAATGCATTCCTAAAATTTTCCTCGCTCTCATTGATAAACTTGGCCAGCATAGCCTGCTCATCTAAATTTTCGCTACCCATATATTTTTCGGTTAATTTTCGTTTAAGGTCTTCCAAGAAGTACCGGACCCGCTCATTGTGTGTCCTGGAAACAAACTCATCTAAGAGCGGAATGATATCCCTTTCATAAGTTATCATCACCAATCTACCCTGCTCCTGTAGACGCTGTAATTCCGGTCCCGCACTATAATCCGTTAATATTTTTGACTTAGGAGCCAAATATACAAGCTGATAATTATCCGTTTTACAGAATGTCTTTAAGTATTCCACATAATCCTTAACCTGGTCCTTTTGATCAGCAGTCCACGGATATATCTTATTTTCAATACCCAGCATTTCACTACGCTGATCATAAGACAATACAATATCTACTCTTCGGTTGGATCCGGTTGTTTCTTCGCATTGTACCGACACTTTAGTGAAATCCGAATAAGTGAACCGGAGATTGAATCTGTTTATAAAAAGCTGTAAGTAAACATCCCCCTGTGCATGGCGTCCATTCGGATCCAGAAAGTACGCCAGTATTTCAGATACTTTATTCTCATTCCATAGAACAAAATCTAACGTATTAAAACCCAACGCCAACTTCTTCGCATAAATAGATTCATACTCACGAATAAAATCCTGACGGGCTTTTATAGCAGATAAAAAGACGGGGATTGAATTCAGCATTAATAATGCAATTTAAATATTAATAACGTAACGCTTCAAGGGTTTGAAACTAACAAATGCCATTAGACCGAATCGTGATAGGAAAATCTCCATGAAGATATTTCCACGAATTCTCACTATTATATCTTACCACATATCCATCAATTTCATAATAATGGCTAGTTAGATCGAAGTTACATTGGGTAGGACTTCTAATCCCATACCCGATGCATCTACTATACTTTGCACATCGTCACGGTTACAGTTCACCCCAGGTTGAACCTTAATAGGTAACAGTTTGCCCCACGGACTTATAAAGTCAAGTTCTATAAATGGAATATCCCCATGAAAATGTGTTACAAATGGAAATGGGTAGTCATCAGAGTAACGTTTTATCAAATATCTTGTTTCACATTCATCTTCGAAACCAGCATCTATATAAAAAGTTCCAAATTTTGAAATTGCCTTAAAAACCAATGGTTTTCCATAAACCTCACTTATTCTATCCATAAGTTTTGCCAAAAGATTTTTATCCGCGGCATATGATGAATTGGGATAATAAACCTTTCTAAAATCAGAATGGCTGGTAGTAATATCAAAGATCAGTTTAACGCCTGCACCCATTTTTCCAAAATGCTGCCACATACCTCTCCTGATGTCTATTTCAGGTTCCTTATTTTCAGTTAAAGAAATATAAAACAGATCTTTCATCAACCCCTCTTCCATCGTCGAATTATCAATCGGCCTCTTGAACCCCTCAATGTCGTGATCGGAGTAAAATAGAGTAAACTCAAATTCGTGTTTCCGTTTTATGGTGGAGGTTAAACGTAATTTTCTGTTTGTTAAAATTGATTGCAGAGCAGTCAGGTCAGTAAAGTGCGCATATTCACCAGCTGGTGCAGGAGGATAATAATGATCATAAATAATTTTTGTCAAAGTGGTATCAATAGGTACTCCTATGCCAGTATTACCAATGTATTGGGGGTAAAACTTGATTTGATTTTCGTTAATCAACGGGCATTTCTCTTCCTGTAATATACCGTTAATCAATTCAACAAGACCCGCCCTCTCCCTTTTGTTTAACACATCAGCTTCCCGTAGAAGCTCTTGGTATCGATTATCTCTTTCTACCTGTTCTCTTATTCCTTCTACGAACTTTTTAGGTATACCATACTGATCATAATAAGATTTTGAAAGGTCTTGGTTATCATTCATTTGATGTTCATTTTACCCAAATGTAAACAAGAAAGTCATTATTCGACAATGCTTTTACTAAGACATTCGTGCAATTAAAATTGTAGGGTCAAGTAGTGGCGCGCCGGCTTAATAAGCTGCGTTTCCACCACTTGACCCTACAATCAGATATCGTTAATTAAATAACGCCCTGTAAATAAAATACTTTAATAACATGACAATCTCTAAAAATAAATTTAATCATTTTATTTCCTCTCCAAAGTGTGCCTATACTATACAAATAAATTCCGATACCCAAATACCATAAATACCCAAACAAATAAATAAAGAGTAGAAATTAATTATACAAAGTAATTATCATAAACCGGAGTTTGTACATAAATCGGAATCGAGAATGTGCGCTCTAGAAATAAAATAGCCTGATAGACAATGTAAGATGTTTTTTTGCTGAATTTAACATCGGATTAACTAACTGAAGTCAGCAGATATAATCTTTATTTCAGTTTGCTCAAAAAAATACAAACTAGTTGGTATTTCTCAATTATGAAACATTGGCGATATTAGCACGGTCTTATTTTCCAAATTAATATTTCAAGAATACGATGAGTTTTCTTACTAAGTTTTCATCCACAAAAAAAACAGTTTCTGATCAACAGAAGGGAGGAAAAGAAAAAATGGTCAGACAAAAAGCTGCTATTTACCTACAATATGTTGCATGGTTCTTTTCCATCATTTTAATACTAGGAATTATTTCCTCGTTATTATTCACAACCACGACCTCTGCATTCTCCACAGCGTTGATGTGGATATTGGGCGTCTGTTTATCGGGAATTGCCATTGGTTTTCTCTTTGGTATTCCTAAAATACTACAAGCAAATAAATCCAAAGAAGCGGAAGGGAATGTGGAGAATAGAGAAACCAATGGTGAATACCAACTGCAGGTAAATACTAATCTAACAGAAATATCCGACTGGTTGACTAAAATCATTGTAGGTCTTGGTCTGGTAAATTTATCAAAGTTACCACCTTACATATATTCAGTTGCTACATTGTTAGCTGATGGTGTTTGCTTTAAGGAGATGGGTACAGCATTGGCTTTTGCATACGGATTGCTCATTTGTTTTTCTGTATCTGGTTTTTTATTTGGATACCTGGTGACTCGTCTCTTTTTAACCAATGCATTTTCTAAAGCAGATCAAGAGGCGATCAAGAAGGTAATTGAGGAGGCCGTAGGCGGGCAGGTAGCAATAGTAAGCGAAGGCGTAGCTTCTGCCAAAGCTCAATTGGCCAATATTGAGAACAACCAGAGTATACTATCTCAAACGCTTTTCCCAGAGGATGAACAGGCTGATGGGAATAATCAACAACAAGCAGAAACGACAAGTAGCCCAACGACTAATCCTGAAACATTCGGGTTAAAGAAGGAGGAAGCATTGTCAAGATTGCTAAAAATGGCTGATGACTACTTGACTATAAGTGATCCCGATTGGGCTGAGCGAGTAAATCAGAAAGATAAATCAGCAAATCGGATGGGTGAATATGCGCTGAAACATAGCATTCAAAAAGATGATATTGCAAACATAATCCGTACTAATGGTAACGAAGGTTTAATCATCGCTTTGGCCACCATGATCGCAATGCGCCCGGAAAACCGTGATCTCAATATATTATTAGATTTAGGAAAATTGGTTAGCCGTCTCCATGTGCGTTATCGGGTATTGGTTGCATTAGGTACATTAGCATCAAAGAAACTGATTCCTCTTGACAGCAAGAACCATATACTAACATTCATACAAAAGTATAAGGCGGGTGCCGATACTTCCCTTATGGAAATGATAAATAACACAACGTCGTTGGTTCAATCATCATTATAAAACCTATATAATGTTTTTTCAAAAATTCTTAAAAGGTATCAATGAACTGAAGGATGAAGAGGCTAAAGCTTTTTTGTTAGACGGTCATGGAATAGTAAGTAACTGGTGGAGGGCAAAACATACAATTAATAATCAAGAGATCCAAGACCAGTTAACAGAAAAAAATATGATTCACCACTTAAATAATTATGATACACCTTTACCTGCTAATCATCCATATGCCTCTCTTGGAAAAACTTATGGACATGTAACGCCATACATTTCAACTACAGCTGGTTCAGTACAACGCGATGATTTTTATCAGACTAATATTGTCTTCCCTGCTTTGACTACTGCGCTGCGCTTCGCTACAGACAATTTTAGGTCTGAAGGATATATTTTTTATGGATATCTGATTACCATTCAGAAGAAATCCATTGAACTGGTACAATTCTCTGAAGAGGTCAGGGAACTGCATATTTATCCGAGATATCTCCCCTATCACCATGAAGGAGAGCTTATGGCAAAGATCCATATACCTGCAGTACAATTAGAAAAGGCTGAAAAATATAATGGGCCGGCCGCCCTAAAAGAACTAAGACAATCCAAACTTCCTTCTGCTGTCGATATAATCAACAATCCAAAATATGTTGATCCGTTAACGTATACGAACATAAAAGAGTTGATCTGATGAGTATTTATACTGAAATATTGGGGCTAAATCCTGAGGATTTAAACAACGTAGCTGACGCATCCATAGGTTACGCCAGTTATCTTGCTTCCATTATGGAGAATCCGGACAATAAGGGTACTAATACATTACCTTGGATTGCCAGTTCTTATTTGCTTGCGGCATCTCTTAAATCGGTGATTGATCCACTTGAATCTTCTCAGGTATACAGTTTAGCTGCTTCCTTCTACAAACTAGCAGACAATCCCTACTGGAAGATTGCTGCCATTTGTGGTTATGATAATGAGATAATAACCTACAAACAGATCGCAAATGACAATACTACTTTCTCGAACTCCTTATTCTATGATCTCCTAAGTTATATCTTGTTAGAGAACAATACATCTTCGCTTTTCAGAATGTCCGAACGTTGGGGCCAGCAGCCTATAAGTCGTCTGGGAATACCCTTGGGTTATTTCTCGTCGGCGATAGGAGAAATACAGAATGGACGTCCAAACGATGCGAATGGTTTTAGTAGCCTGAAGATACTATTAAGCAGGGCTGCTGAAAACATCGCCATACTCAGAGCAGACAACTACCATTGGGGTAATTTTAAAGGCACGTTTCTAGCTGTGGAACCAGAAATACTGGCTTTCTGTATATGCTTGTGCAAGATCTGGACAAATCGTAATATGCCTTCGGATGAGCTTCTCAGAGGAACTGAAGGCGAGGATATCGTTTTCATTCCTTTACGGATCGCTATTGAAATAACTGACAACCGCTCCTTAGAAAGACCATATAGCCATAAGGTGTAATAGTTAAGATTAAATCTGACAGTCAGTTATAAATTGTGCAAAGTTTTGAACTTGATTCGTTATTACGGCTTATCGAACCTGTTTTAAATTGAGTATGAAGTATTTGTGGAATTTAGAAAGATAGGTAAAATGCAAGACCCGCTCTTCGAGCGGGTCTTGCATTTTTTGTGCCCAGTAGCGGTAAGTTTTCGAACCGGTTGGCCTTGATTATTAGTAACTTAGTTGTTGTTGGACCTGGACCTTCAAAAATATCTCATAAATAAATGAGGGACCCTCTTTTATTTTACAAAAAACATTGTTCTGTTATTCAATTCTTTAGCAACTATTTCCATATTTAAATATGGCAAGAGATAATGCCAATTATGTCATATATCCACTACCGGAATCGCAGCTGGATATAACGCCAGAACTATATACGCAGAATCCCGGATATAATTAATCCATAAAGGCTCCTAAAATCTTATCTCTCTGTTTATCAGTCCGGTATCTTCAAACATCCTCTTTTTATTATTAAATCATTGTTAACATTTATAATATAAATGATTCCTCCTCTCCCTGCCAATTACCTTTGTCCGTAACACATTTCAATTTTTAGCAGCTTTTATTGTTGCCCAAATTGTCAAATGCTACCATAGTTGTTACCTGATCTTTATACCATGAGAAAAGTTTTCTTATCCCTATATCTGTCACTGGCAGGTATAGGCCTATTCCGCACTTCGGCGCAGACGGATGTTCCCTCTGAGCGTAAGAATTTTACTGCCATTACGCCCAACACTTTTGCATTCAGCAAGGTGAATAACATCCCCACAAGTTATTTTACAGGGCAGATCAAACCTTCCATACCCTTGTATGAAAAACAAATGTCGGTGCTGAAATTCAGTCTGACAATGGATTTCATTGGAGGTAATGGTATAAAGGTAGATGATCCCGGCTCCAACATCGGCAGAGGATGGATGTTGAATAC
This window of the Chitinophaga sancti genome carries:
- a CDS encoding transposase yields the protein MTKQSRRKFTGDFKAKVVMEALKERSTVEELAKKYDLHPTQINTWKREAAAKLASAFDSESGNKQQEQQADQLEKLYAQIGQLKVENDFLKKKL
- a CDS encoding IS3 family transposase, which encodes MLEPNHPYLSIRRQCELLKLHRSGLYYVPVSETSENLEIMRILDAQYFLTPFYGERRLMALLRLKGYNINRKRIRRLMKLVNWNTLFQEPNTSKPDKSHKIYPYLLKGIDINKANQVWCCDITYIPMKKGFMYLCAIIDVHTRYVVNWGISNTMNAEWCRDIADVAILKHGKPEIFNTDQGSQFTSEVFTGLLKEHEIKISMDGKGRALDNIWIERLWRSVKYEHIYLNVHEDGLSLYQGLKGYFNFYNRTRVHQSLDYSTPIEAYMAKAA
- a CDS encoding PDDEXK-like family protein; translated protein: MLNSIPVFLSAIKARQDFIREYESIYAKKLALGFNTLDFVLWNENKVSEILAYFLDPNGRHAQGDVYLQLFINRFNLRFTYSDFTKVSVQCEETTGSNRRVDIVLSYDQRSEMLGIENKIYPWTADQKDQVKDYVEYLKTFCKTDNYQLVYLAPKSKILTDYSAGPELQRLQEQGRLVMITYERDIIPLLDEFVSRTHNERVRYFLEDLKRKLTEKYMGSENLDEQAMLAKFINESEENFRNAFVVARSIDTLLAQLEIELTDQMASIGTEFQIPFDSQHHHFELPNLKNCYVKYSFELGGVIYGIVKKPDFFVAHREKILRPDLATHFGVKFKSSEWWPLYFQQYSQINSREDLWLDIRNQYFSNFMKEFIKKVMALPVDLVQGL